The Bacteroides ovatus genomic interval TGTTTCAACATTTCGTTGATCGGGTCGTGTGCTTCTATGGCCCAGTCGGTATCTCTGGTGAGGCTGACTATTTCCGGCACATTCTTTTCTTTACGATAGAAGCTGATACAGGTGTTGAGGGCAATACGGTAAATCCAGGTGGAAACCTTACATTCTTTTCTGAATTTGGGATAGGCTTTCCAAAGATTCAGTACCACATCCTGATACAGATCATTGAGAGGAGCATTGGGATTGGCATACAGATAGCATACCTTGTAGATCACCCGTTCATATTCGCGGATCACCGACAAAAACTCTTGTTCAATAGGGGCGCTAACCTCTGCTGTTTGTTCTCTCATGGAATCTATGATTACTTTTCTGGTTAGTTAGTCGTGAGAAAAGGAGAAAAATCACAGGGGAATAAGGACTATTGGAGATTAGCTGCCAGAAACTTACACATTTCTTCGATACTTTTTCCCCGACGGCGGGCATAATCTTCAAGTTGGTCTTCTCCAATCTTTCCGACGGAGAAGTATTCGGAAGCCGGATGTGAAAACATAAGTCCGCAAACAGAAGCGTGCGGGTACATAGCTCCGTTTTCGGTCAGCGAAATGCCTATCTGCTTCATGTCCAACAGTTCATCCAACAGGAAGTTGACAGATTGATCCGGTAAAGACGGGTAGCCGACAGCAGGACGAATGCCCTGATACTTTTCGACCAGTAAGTCCGCTATGCCTAAATTCTCGTCTTTGGCATATCCCCACGCTTCTTTGCGCACATATTCATGCATCTTTTCTGTTGCTGCTTCTGCCAGTCGGTCGGAGAGGGTTTGGACAAGCAGGTGTTTATAAGGGTCCTGTTCGTACAATCCTTCCATGTCCGCATCAATGGAAGAGGCAAAAGCACCGATGGTATCCGGGATGCCGGAAGAGATCGGGCGGATAAAGTCACTGAGACAAAGAAAAGGACTACCGTCTCTTTTCGGCGTTTGCTGGCGCAGTAAAGGAAAAGTGATGAACCGGTCTTTTTCTTTCTCAATAATCAGGTTATCCCCGTCAGAGTTTGCCTTGCAAAGCTTAAAGATGGTCTTTACTTCATAATCCCGGTCAAGCAGATCGAGCATCCGGTTGGCCTCTTTGAATAGCTGCATTGCTTCGGAAGCTTTATTACGTTCTTCTTCCGGGAAAGTTGTCAGCCACGAAGCACGGCAGGCATCACATCCGTGAATGTTGGCGATGGCTGCAAAACGTGGCTGGAACCCCCATGCGTGGAAAAAGTAAATCCAGTTGATGTAGGGAGTGACTGTATGTATTTTATAAGACAAAATGGTACTCATAGGCTTGTTGAAAGCGAGCTGCTGTTTATCTGAATCTTAATTCCTGTCCGCGATAAGTCTCGTCTATTTCTCCGTTGTTATATAACAGATGTCCGTTTACAAATGTTTTCTCTACTTTCCAGTCGAATGTGTGTCCCTCTAATGGGCTCCATTTACATTTGCTTAGAATACAATCGGTTGTTACAGTCCATTCGCTTCCGGGACGGACTAATACCAGGTCAGCCTGATAGCCTTTGCGAATGAATCCTCTGTTTTGTATCTCATACATCTGCGCAGGAGCATGAGCCATCTTTTCTACTACTTTTTCGATAGTAAACACTCCTTTTTCTGTCAACTCCAACATGCTGACGAGTGAGAACTGAATCATCGGCATTCCGGACATTGCTTTTAAGGCACCGCCTTCTTTTTCGCTAAGTAAATGTGGGGCATGATCTGTGGCAATAGCATCAATCAAACCGCTATTGACAGCCTCTCGCAAAGCTTTCCGGTCTTGCGCTGTCTTAATGGCAGGGTTGCATTTGATGCGGGCACCCAGTGTCTGATAGTCCTCTTCCGTAAAGAGCAGATGAGAAACACAGGCTTCTGCCGTGATCTTTTTTTGTACCAAAGGTACATTAGAAAACAGGCTCAACTCTTTAGCTGTGGAAATATGCATGATGTGCAGGCGGGCGTTTGTCTCACGTGCCAACTGCACTGCCAGTTCGGATGAACGATAGCAAGCTTCTTCCGAACGAAGGAGCGGATGAAGAGCCAAAGGTACGTCGTCTCCGTATTCTTTCTTATATTTATCCGTGTTTTCTTTGATAATTCCCTGATCTTCGCAATGAGCAGCGATGAGCAGATCGGTTCCACCGAATATATTACGCAGACTGGCCATCCGGTCTACCAGCATATTGCCGGTGCTTGAACCCATAAATAACTTCACTCCACAAACCCGGTGTTTATCCAGTTGTGCAAACTGGGTATAGTTATTATTCGTTGCTCCGAAATAGCAGGAATAGTTGACTGCTGACTTTTCACCCAACAGAACAAATTTTTCCTCCAAAGCCTCCAATGTGGTAGTTTGCGGATTGGTATTGGGCATATCCATGATAGAGGTGACACCTCCTGCTGCCGCAGCACGACTTTCTGTGGTGATATCTGCCTTATGAGTCAGTCCGGGATC includes:
- a CDS encoding RNA polymerase sigma factor, producing MREQTAEVSAPIEQEFLSVIREYERVIYKVCYLYANPNAPLNDLYQDVVLNLWKAYPKFRKECKVSTWIYRIALNTCISFYRKEKNVPEIVSLTRDTDWAIEAHDPINEMLKQLYQMINQLGQLDKSIILLYLEDKSYEEIAEITGLTVTNVATKLSRIKDKLKRMKKEE
- a CDS encoding vitamin B12 dependent-methionine synthase activation domain-containing protein; its protein translation is MSTILSYKIHTVTPYINWIYFFHAWGFQPRFAAIANIHGCDACRASWLTTFPEEERNKASEAMQLFKEANRMLDLLDRDYEVKTIFKLCKANSDGDNLIIEKEKDRFITFPLLRQQTPKRDGSPFLCLSDFIRPISSGIPDTIGAFASSIDADMEGLYEQDPYKHLLVQTLSDRLAEAATEKMHEYVRKEAWGYAKDENLGIADLLVEKYQGIRPAVGYPSLPDQSVNFLLDELLDMKQIGISLTENGAMYPHASVCGLMFSHPASEYFSVGKIGEDQLEDYARRRGKSIEEMCKFLAANLQ
- a CDS encoding dihydroorotase; protein product: MKRTLIQNAVVVNEGRKVLGSVVIENEKIAEILVGEENATAPCDEIIDATGCYLLPGAIDEHVHFRDPGLTHKADITTESRAAAAGGVTSIMDMPNTNPQTTTLEALEEKFVLLGEKSAVNYSCYFGATNNNYTQFAQLDKHRVCGVKLFMGSSTGNMLVDRMASLRNIFGGTDLLIAAHCEDQGIIKENTDKYKKEYGDDVPLALHPLLRSEEACYRSSELAVQLARETNARLHIMHISTAKELSLFSNVPLVQKKITAEACVSHLLFTEEDYQTLGARIKCNPAIKTAQDRKALREAVNSGLIDAIATDHAPHLLSEKEGGALKAMSGMPMIQFSLVSMLELTEKGVFTIEKVVEKMAHAPAQMYEIQNRGFIRKGYQADLVLVRPGSEWTVTTDCILSKCKWSPLEGHTFDWKVEKTFVNGHLLYNNGEIDETYRGQELRFR